From a region of the Mobula birostris isolate sMobBir1 chromosome 28, sMobBir1.hap1, whole genome shotgun sequence genome:
- the LOC140188868 gene encoding histone H3.3A — protein sequence MARTKQTARKSTGGKAPRKQLATKAARKSAPSTGGVKKPHRYRPGTVALREIRRYQKSTELLIRKLPFQRLVREIAQDFKTDLRFQSAAIGALQEASEAYLVGLFEDTNLCAIHAKRVTIMPKDIQLARRIRGERA from the exons ATGGCACGTACCAAGCAGACAGCCCGTAAGTCAACAGGTGGCAAAGCCCCACGCAAACAGCTGGCCACCAAAGCAGCCCGCAAAAGTGCGCCGTCCACTGGCGGGGTGAAGAAGCCTCACCGCTACAG GCCGGGCACCGTGGCCTTGCGAGAGATCCGCCGCTACCAGAAATCGACCGAGCTGCTGATCCGCAAGCTGCCCTTCCAGCGCCTGGTGCGCGAAATCGCCCAGGACTTCAAGACGGACTTGCGCTTCCAGAGCGCGGCGATCGGTGCCCTCCAG gaagctaGCGAGGCCTACCTGGTAGGCCTCTTCGAGGACACCAACCTGTGCGCCATTCACGCCAAGCGAGTCACCATCATGCCCAAGGACATCCAGCTGGCCCGTCGTATCCGCGGCGAGCGGGCCTAA